One Ilumatobacter coccineus YM16-304 genomic window, GGCGCATCATCTTCCGGCACCTGCTCCCGAACGTCATGGGCGCCATCGCCGTCGAGGTGACGCTGTTGCTCGGCACGGTCATCGTGCTCGAGTCGACGCTGTCGTTCCTCGGCCTGGGCGTCAAGCCACCGAACACATCGCTCGGCACGCTCGTGCGTGACGCGAAGGGTTCGATCGACAGCGATCCGCTCCGCGTGCTCATGCCCGGTATCTGGATCGTGTTGATCGTGTTGTGTGTGAACTTCCTCGGTGACGGTCTGCGCGATGCGCTCGATCCGCGGTCGAAGGCCGAAGGCAACAAGCCGGTCAAAGCAGAGAGCACCGAAGCGAACGTGACGCAGGAACAGGTGGGGCCATGACGACAGAACCACTTCTCAAGGTCGACAACATGTCGGTCGGCTTCCACACCAAGTCGGGTGTGGTCCGTGCCGTTCGCGACATGAGCTTCGAGATCAACCCGGGCGAAGTGCTCGCGGTGGTCGGCGAATCGGGGTCGGGCAAGTCGGTGACGGCGTTGGCGTTGATGCAGTTGCATCCGCGGAACACCGAGATCGGCGGGTCGGCGATGTTTCAGGGCATGGACCTGCTGTCGATGACCGACAACGAGATGCGCAACATCCGTGGACGCGACATCGCCATGATCTTCCAGGACCCGATGACGGCGATGAACCCGGTGTTCACCGTGGGTGAGCAGATCGTCGAGGCGATCCGCATCCACAACGCCGACGTCACCAAGGAAGCGGCGTGGAGCCGCGCGGTCGATCTGTTGCAGATGGTCGGTGTGCCCGAACCGAAGCGACGGGCATCGCAGTACCCGCACGAGTACTCGGGTGGCATGCGTCAGCGAGCCATGATCGCGATGGCGATCTCCAACGACCCGTTGCTGCTCATCGCCGACGAGCCCACCACGGCGCTCGACGTCACCGTGCAGGCCCAGGTGATGGAAGTGCTGCACGAGGTGCAGGCCCAGACCGGATCAGCGATGATGCTGATCACCCACGACCTGGGCCTCGTCGCCGGGTCGGCCGACCGTGTGCAGGTCATGTACGCGAGTCGCCTCATGGAGACCGGGTCGATCGACAAGATCTTCTACGAGTCCCGCAACCCGTACACGCGTGCGCTGCTCGAGTCGATTCCCGACCTCGAGGGCACCAAAGAGACGCTCGAACCGATTCCGGGCAACCCGCCGAGCCTGCTCAACCCGCCGTCGGGCTGTGCGTTCCGACCGCGCTGCACGATGTCGATTCCGGCGTGCGCCGAGACCGAGCCGACCCTCGTGACGGTCGGTGAACAGCACGCGAGCCGTTGCTTGCGGGTCGACGACATCGAGATGACAGGAGCCCCGGCATGACGATGATCGACGATTCCGACCGCATGGCGTCGCTCGCCAGCGACGGACGTGAGCCGCTGCTGCGTGTTCGCAACCTGGTCAAGGAGTTCCCGATCCGGGCGGGCGTGTTCCGCCGCCAGGTCGGTGCCGTGCAGGCCGTGAGCGACGTGTCGTTCGACCTGTACCCGCAGGAGACGCTGGGCGTCGTGGGCGAGTCGGGCTGCGGCAAGAGCACGCTCGGCCGTTCGCTGCTGCGACTGATCGAACCGACGTCGGGCGATGTGCTGTTCGGCGACGAAGACGTGACCGAGGCGTCGAAGTCTCGTCTCCGTGAGCTCCGACGAGACCTCCAGATGGTCTTCCAGGACCCGTATGCGTCGCTCAACCCGCGTCTGCCGATCCGTGACATCATCGGCGAGCCGATGCGGATCCACGGGGTGGGTCGTACCGAATCGCGCCAGCGTGTCGGTGACCTGCTCAAGCGCGTGGGTCTGTTGCCCGAACACGGCAACCGCTACCCGCACGAGTTCTCGGGCGGCCAACGTCAGCGCATCGGTATCGCACGTTCGTTGGCGCTGCGCCCGAAGGTGATCGTGCTCGACGAGCCGGTGTCGGCGCTCGACGTGTCGATCCAGGCCCAGGTGCTCAACCTGCTCGACGAGATCCAGGACGAGTTCGACCTCAGTTTCATCTTCATCGCCCACGACCTGTCGGTGGTGCGTCACACGAGCGATCGCGTGGCCGTGATGTACCTCGGTCGCTTGGCCGAGGTGGCCGATCGTGACTCGCTCTACGACGCTCCTGCCCATCCGTACACGGCGTCGTTGCTGTCGGCGGTGCCCGTGGCCGATCCGCGTCGCGAGCGTTCGCGCAAGCGGATCATCCTGCAAGGTGACGTGCCGAGCCCGTCGAACCCGCCGTCGGGTTGCCGGTTCCACCCGCGCTGCCCGATCGCGCAGGATCGCTGCAAGACCGAGACGCCGGTGCTCACCGACGTGTCGCCGACGCAGCAGGTGGCGTGCCACTTCCCGTTGCTGAACGGCGAGCCGTTGCTCACGCGTATCCAAGACATGGGTCGCGAGAGCGACGTCGTCACCACCGGCTGAGCCGAACCGGGCGCACATGGCCGACGGCGCCAGCATCACGCTGCATTCGTCGTGGCGCGGCATCATCACGTCGTCGCTGGGCGCTCTCATGGTGTTCGGCGTCGGTTCCGCAGCGGTGTTCGCGTCGGGCCTGAGTGTCGTGACCGGCATCATCGCCGCGGTCGGGTTGCTGCTGGTGCTCGGTGTCGCGGTCGACTATCCGCTTCGCTCGACGTTCGACGCCGAGGGTGTGACGCGCCGGGCGATGCTGCGCAGCCACCGTTTGGCGTGGAGCGACGTTCGTCAACTGTCGCGAACTCGCCCGAGTGTGGCGAGCATGCGACGACTGCAGCACGGTGGGCTCATCGCGCTCGTGGGCAAGCGTCGCTATCTGCTGGTCGACCAGGCGGAGTCGGGCGCCGAACACGACGAGCTCGATGCGGTGCTCGGCGAGCGGGGCGACGAGATCGGGTTCGACGAAGTGATCCGGCCGGGCGACGACGTGGCGCCGACCTGGATCTACCGCAGCAAACGGTGGCAACCACCGACGTCCTGACCCGATCCATCCCCGCCGACCTGGTTATTTCCATCCCGGATGGAAATCACCAGGTTGTGCGGAGTGGGCTCGGCGTTGCCGCCGGGGATTCGCTGCGAGCCGCTAGGATCTCTGCTCGTGCGTGACGTCTTTCTCTACATCACTCTGGTGCTCAATGTCGTCTCGATGATCGGCCTGATCGCCGGCATCTTGATGCACAGCGGTCGGGGTGGCGGCTTGTCCGACATGTTCGGCGGCGGCGGGGGAGCGGCACTCGGGTCGACGGCTGCCGAGCGCAACCTGAACCGGATCACGTTCGTGGCCGCGCTCGTGTGGATCTTCTCGCTGGTCGCGTTCACGTTCTTCCTCGAACGAGTCTGATCGCACATCTCAGGTGGACGCTGCCTCGGTAGCGGCTATCATCTGTTCCCGCACATCGTGCGAAACACCACTTGTCGAAGTGGCGGAATTGGCAGACGCGCTAGCTTGAGGTGCTAGTGCCCTATTAATGGGCGTGTGGGTTCAAGTCCCATCTTCGACACCAAAGAAATTCGTTGTTGACCAGGGCTTCGGCCCTGGTCGACGGCTTTTTCGGGTGGAACAACGGCGGCGGCGCGTGACGGCACGCACTCGCCCCGTCTCGTTGACATACTGAGGTATGGCTTCGCTTGCAGATGAACGGATTCGCGACTTTCTCTCCACGGGCACACGGACCGGGAAGATCGCCTGGGTGGCCAGCAGCGGTGCGCCACACGTGGCGCCGATCTGGTTCGTGCTCGACGGCGACGACGTCGTGTTCAACACGCACTCCAGCAGCGGCAAGGGCAAGGCGCTCGCACGCGAAGGGCGAGCATCGCTCGTCGTCGACGACCAGACGCCGCCGTTCTCGTTCGTCAAGGTCGACGGGCCGGTCACCATCTCCGACGACCTCGACGAGGTCCGGCGTTTCGCGACGCTCATCGGCGGTCGCTACATGGGCCAGGACCGGGCCGAGGAATACGGCGAGCGCAACGGAGTCGACGGCGAACTCGTCGTCCGACTCCACGCCGCCAAGGTGACCGCCGGCTTCGACGTCGCCGACTGAGTTGCGCGTGACGTCCGCGTCGCACCTGGTCGAACAGGTCGTGCGGCCACGACGGCGTGAGTCGAATCGACCACGAATCGCTTGACGCACTGACGATTGTTGGTCTCAAGTCGCTGTTGCGTCGACCGATGCAACATCGATGTCCGCTTCGCCCAACATGCCCACGGGGCGACTCAATCGGACAGCGCTCACCTGGGTGATCGTCTCGGTGCTGGTGGTCACGCCGCTCGAAACGGTCGCACTCGACACCCGGGTTGCGCTCCTGACGCTTCCGTTCCGGGCCGGGGCGTTGCTCGTCAATCTGTATCTGCTGCGCACCGGTCGCATCGGACCGATCGGGTGCGGCCGGGCCTTCCTCGCTCAGGGCCTGCTCACCATGGTCGGATGGTCGCTCGTGCTCGCACCGGACCCCGATCGAGTAGCGCTCGAAGCCGTCGCCTACGGCACGATCCTCTCGATCTTTGCGCTGATGATCGCACCCCGATCGCAACGGCGGTGGTGGGCGGCAGGCGTGGTGGCGATCGCATTGCTCCCGGCAGCGATCCATCTGATCCCCGACGACACGATCCTCTTCTTCCAAGCCTGCGCCGTGCTCATCGTTCACGGCGCCGCCATCGCCGTGCTCGACGTCCACACCCACAAGGCCGAAGAGGCCGGAGCGATGGCGTCGATCGACCCGTTGACCGGCCTGCTCAACCGGCGTTCGATGGTCAAGCGCCTCGATCAGCGCATCGCCCTCGCCGGACCCGAGGGGGAGGCGTCGAGCGTGTTGTTGATCGATCTCGACCACTTCAAGTCGATCAACGACTCTCGCGGCCATCTCGCCGGCGACGCGGCCCTCGTCGACGTGGCCGACGCGATGACCTCGACGGTGCGGCCGACCGACCAGGTCTGTCGGTGGGGCGGCGAGGAGTTCCTCGTCCTGCTGCCGGCATCCGGCCTGGCTGCTGCGACCCACACGGCCGAGCGTCTCCGCACCGTGATCGCGGGCACCGGGGTCACCGCATCGATCGGGGTGGCGGACGTACGCCGCGGCGACACGGTGTCGGAATGGGTCCGACGGGCAGACCTGGCGCTGTATGCCGCCAAGCGAGACGGTCGTAACCGCGTGTCGACCGACGTCGTACAGGTCACCCGCCGTCACGCTCGCAGCGTCGCCGACCTCGACGGCGAGCGCACGGCGGCCGGCACCACGTCCGCCTGACCGTCTCGACGACGCGTCGAGGAGGATTTCATCGAGCACGGATTGCCGCTCACCGCCGGGGAGATTGAGCGTCAAATGGGCCTGAGCAGCCGGTTCGGACGGCACCGGCCGGGCACCGACCGTTTGAATTCCGTCAAGAATGGAGAACATCCCTGTCATGACCACGATCTTCGAAGCACTCCGTGAGGACCACGACAAGCAGCGCACGCTGATCGACCTCGTCGTCAAGACCGAGGGATCGAGCGACGGCCGAAAGGAACTGTTCGACCAGCTCAAGGATGCCCTCACCGCCCACGCCGGCGCCGAGGAGCGCTACTTCTACGTGCCGCTCATGGAGCACGACCTCACCCAGGAGCACGCCCGCCACTCCGTGTCGGAGCACAAGGAACTCGACGACTTCATCGAGCAGCTCGAGGAGTACGACATGTCGGGTCCGCAGTGGATCCAGACCGCCAAGGAACTCGAACACCGCCTGCTGCACCACCTCGAGGAAGAGGAAGTCGAAGTGTTCCCACTCGCCGGCAAGGCGCTGTCGGACGACGAGAAGAATTCGCTCGCCGAGGAGTACCGCTCCGACATGGAGCGTCGCGACTCGCAGTGATCGATCGATCGTCGAGCGTCGCCGCTGTCGCCCAGCGCGGCAGCGGCGACCGACGATCATCGCAGGCCGGGCCACACGCGTCGACACCGAACCGGTGTGAAATCTGACCGGCCCGCTCGAGCCCTCACGTACTTGGTGAGCGGCCTGTCCGCGTGCGATCTTGCAGGGAGCACGAACGTGCTCCACACCCCCAACGCTAGGAAGATCCCGCATGTCTGAAGCTGTCGCCCTCACCACTCCGCGCCCGGCCAGCGCTGTCTTGATCGATCTGATCCCGACGTTGCGCGACAAGACCGCCACGCTCGTCGTCGGTGGCGCACTGCTCACCGCCGCCGCGTCGCAGGTGCGCATCCCGCTCGGATTCACCCCGGTGCCGATCAACCTCGCCACGTTCGCCGCCGTGCTCGTCGGCGGAGCGCTCGGCACCCGGCGGGCCGCCGCCTCGATGGGCCTGTACCTCGCCCTCGGCATCATCGGCCTCCCGTTCTTCACCAACGCGAGCGGCGGCTGGGACCACTTCACCGGTGCGACCGGTGGCTACCTCGTCGGCTACCTCGTGATGGCCGTCATGGTCGGACTCGCCGCCGAGCACGGTCGTGACCGTCGAGCCGTACCGTTCATCGCCGCGGTCGTCCTGGCGAACGCCGTGCTGTACGTACTCGGCGCAGCCTGGCTCTCCCACGTCGTCGGCGTGCCGTTCGCCGGCAGCGGCACCACTGGCTGGTCGCTCGGTGTGCGGCCGTTCCTCGCTGGCGACCTCGTGAAGATGATCGCCGCCGGACTGCTCTTCCCGACGGTCTGGCGCTTCGTCAAGAAGTAGTACCGAGGCGCCGGACGGGCTCGGTCGAGAGATCGACGGCCAGCCCGAGTCGAGAGGCCCCCTCGCGGGGTGCGATCATGGTCACATGAGTGATCAGCAACCAGATGTCGACGTCGTCGTGGTCGGAGCCGGCATCGCCGGCCTGTACCTCCTGTATCGACTCCGCGAGATGGGCATGTCGGCCGTCGCGTTCGAAACTGGCGACGACGTCGGCGGCACCTGGTATTGGAACCGCTACCCGGGCGCACGCTGCGACGTGCAGAGCATCGACTACAGCTACAGCTGGGACGCCGAACTCGACGAGACCTGGGAGTGGTCGGAGCGTTACGCCACCCAGCCCGAGATCCTGCGCTACGTCAACCACGTCGCCGACAAACACGACCTGCGACGCCACATCACCTTCGAGACGCGAGTCGACGGAGCCGCGTGGAACGACGACACCGAACTCTGGACCGTCGCCACCGACGACGGACAGCAGACCACCTGCCGCTACTACGTGATGGCCACCGGGTGTCTGTCGTCGATGAAGGATCCCGACATCGCCGGAACCGGCACGTTCGAGGGCGACGTCTACTTCACCGGGCGCTGGCCGCACGAAGGCGTCGACTTCACCGGCAAGCGTGTCGGTGTCATCGGCACCGGGTCGTCGGCCATCCAGTCGATCCCGATCATCGCCTCGCAGGCCAGCGAACTCACGGTCTTCCAGCGCACGCCGAACTTCTCGCTGCCCGCCCACAACGGCCCCGTCCGACCCGCCGACCGCGCGGCCATCGACGCCGACCGCGCGGCGTACCGACAGCTGGCGAAGTACTCGTCGGCGGGCGTGCCGCGCGAGCTGTCGGAGGAGAGCGCGCTCACCGTCAGCGAAGAGCGCCGCCAGGAGCGCTTCGAGGAAGCGTGGGAGGAGGGCACCATCTTCTCGATGACCGGAGCGTTCATGGACCTCCTCGTCGACCGCACCGCGAACGAGTACGCCGCCGAGTTCGTGCGCAACAAGATCCGCAGCATCGTCGACGACCCGACCACCGCCGAAGCGCTGTGCCCGACCACCTACCCGCTCGGCACGAAGCGCCTCTGCCTCGACACGAACTACTACGCCACGTTCAACGAACCGCACGTGACGCTCGTCGACCTCTTCGCCAATCCGATCAGCAGCATCACGCCGGCGGGCATCGATGTGGTCGACGGCGACGGCGCCACCTCGTACGAGTTCGACGCGCTCGTCTACGCCACCGGATTCGACGCGATGACGGGCGCCATCGTCCGAGTCGACATCGCCGGCCGCAACGGCGTGCAGCTCAAGGAGAAGTGGGCCGAGGGCCCCAAGACCTACCTCGGGCTCATGTCGCACGACTTCCCCAATCTCTTCATGGTGACGGGTCCGCAGAGCCCATCGGTGCTGTCGAACATGGCCGTGTCGATCGAGCAGCACGTCGACTGGATCTGCGACACGCTCGATCACCTGCGTGACCACGACCAGCGTGTCATCGAGCCCACGCAGGAAGCCGAAGACGGCTGGGTCGCTCACGCCAACGACTTCGCCGACATGACCCTCTTCCCCGAAGCCAACTCCTGGTACATGGGTGCGAACGTGCCCGGCAAGGCCCGCGTGGTGCTGCCGTACCTCGGTGGGGTCGACCGGTACCGACGCATCTGCGACGCGGTCGTCGATGGCGACTACGTCGGATTCGCCCGCAGCGGTCCGTCGGGAGAACACGTCGACACCGGCGTGATCTGCCGGCTGCAGCCCGACGTGATGGTGATGCTCGAGATGATGGCCGAACTCGACCTTCCGCCGATGGAGTCGATGCCGGCCCCCGACGCCCGTGCGTTCTCCGAAGCGATGGGCGCGGCGAGCCCTCCCGGCCCCGAGGTCGGTGACGTCATCGACGCAACGCTGCCCGGGGCCGACGGCAACGACCTCGACTACCGGCTGTACCGACCGGCCACCCCCGGCCCGCACCCGATCACGCTCTACTTCCACGGCGGTGGCTGGGTGATCGGCAACGCCACCTCCGACGACGCACTGTGCCGAGACCTGTGCAACAACTCCGGCTCGATCATCATCTCTGTCGACTACCGCCACGGCCCCGAAGCCAAGTTCCCCGCCGCGCATCACGACGCCTACGCCGCGCTCGCATGGGTCGCCGAGCACGCCGACGAACTCGGCGGCAACGGCGAACTCGCCGTGGCCGGATGGAGCGCAGGGGCCAACCTCGCCGCCCATGTGGCTCAGCGCACCCGCGACGAAGGTGGTCCGTCCCTCGCCGGGCAGGTACTGCTGACGCCGGTGACCGACTGCGCCGAACAGCGCCAGTCGTACACCGACAACGGCGAGGGCTACGTGCTCACCAAGAACTTGATGGACTACTTCCTCGACAACTACATCGACGAGGCCGACCGCACCGATCCGATCGCATCGCCCCTGCGTGCGAGCAATCTCGCAGGCCTGGCTCCGGCGATGATCGTCACGTGCGAGTTCGACCCGCTGCGCGACGAAGGCGACGCCTATGCCGCAGCGCTCCGTGAGGCCGGCGTCGACGTCGAACACGTCCAGGCCCACGGCCAGATCCACACGTCGGTCCCGGCGGTCGGAGCGATGGTCACCTCCGCGACCTACCGCGAACAGATGGCCGCCGCACTGCGTGGATTCTTCGGCGCCAGCGTCGCCGTATGACACTGTCCTGCGTGACCAACAAGATGCAGCGCGTCCGATGACGCAGATCAAGCCGCTCGACGGCATCCGGGTGATCGAGGTCGACAGTTGGATGGCCGCTCCCAGCGCGGGAGCGATCCTCGCCGACCTCGGCGCCGACGTCATCAAGGTCGAGCCCCTCACGGGTGACCCCATGCGAAACACGAGCCGCCCGGCGAAGGTCGACGGCGAGTTCAACGGCTACGACTTCGGTTTCGACGTCGACAACCGGGGCAAGCGCTCCATCGCCGTCGACCTCGGCTCCGACGCCGGTGCCGACGTCGTTCGCCGCCTGGTCGAGAACGCCGACATCTTCTTGTGCAACCTGCTCACCCGACGCCAAGAACGCTTCGGCCTCCATCCGGAACGACTCCACGAGCTCAACCCCAAACTGGTCCACGCGACGCTCACCGGCTACGGCACCGAAGGTCCGCAGGCGTGGCGTCCGGGCTACGACGTCACGGCGTTCTTCGGGCGGTCGGGCCTGTACGACTCGACGCGCGAGGCCAGCGATGCGCTCGTGTCGATGGCGCGCCCCGCACAGGGCGATCACACGACCGGGTTGGCGCTCGTCGCCACGATCCTCGCGGCGCTGCGCGTCGTCGACCGGACGGGGGAGGGGCAGGTCGTCGAGACCTCGCTGTTCGAGACCGCCGCCTGGACGCTCGCCACCGACTACGGCGTCACCGCCGTCGACGAGGCGCCCGTTCGTCACCGCTCGCGGTACCAACAGATCACGGCCACGGCCAACCGCTACCCCTGCGGCGACGATCGCTGGGTCGTGTTCAACATGCCGGAGGAGTCGGGGTTCGCACAGTTCGCCAAAGCGGTCGGGCTCGAACACCTCATCGACGACGAGCGTTTCGACACCCTGCGCAAGCGGTTCCACAACATGCACGAACTCGTCGACCTGATCGACGAGGCGCTCTCGGTGCGAACACGTGACGAGTGGGGTCCGATCTTCGACGAGCACAAGATCATCTGGGGTCCGGTGCTCGCGCTGCACGAGGTGGTTGCCGACGACCAGGCCGAAGCGATGGGGATGTTCCCGACGATCGAGCATCCCGAGCTGGGGGAGTACCGCACCGTGCGTTCACCGCTACGGATTCGTGGCGTCGACACCACGCCTTCTTCACCGTCGCCGGCGGTGGGGCAGCACAGCCGCAGTGTCTTGCGCGACGCCGGGCTCGCCGATGCCGACATCGACCGGCTCGTCGACAGCGGTGCGATCGCCGACCCGGTGATCGCACGCGACGGGGGCACCGGCTGACGCCTGGTGCCGACTACCCTCGGACGACGATGGGATCGACGACAGAACTCGATCGGGCGGTGACACAGCAACTCGCCGATCACGACCTCCGCTACACGTCGGGTCGACGCGCGATCGTCGCCGGACTGCACGACGCCGACGGCCCGGTCACGCTTCCCGAACTCCTCGAGGCCTCCTCCGACCTGGCACAGAGCTCGGCGTACCGGAATCTCTCGCTCCTCGAGGAGGCCGGTGTCGTTCGTCGCCTCGCTCACGGTGGCGAGTACGCCCGATACGAGCTCTCCGAGGCGCTCACCGAGCACCATCATCATCTGATCTGCGAGAACTGCGGCTCGGTGGCCGATGTGGTGCTCGACCCGGCGGTCGAACGATCGCTCGACGAGGCACTGCGGGCGCTCGAGTCGTCGGAGGGGTTCGTCGCCGGGCATCACACGCTCGACGTGTACGGCCGCTGCGCGAACTGCACCTGAGCCCGATCTTCTGATTTCTGGTTGTTGCCGGAGGTGCGCCCCCGTACGCTTCTGCAAGTGAGAAAGATTCTCAATATCAGTACGACCCTGCTCGCCTCCACCCTCGGGCTCGGCGCTGTGGCAGCGTGCGGCTCCGACGCCGCGACCGGAGACAGCGACGCGTTCTCGATCGTCGTCACGACGTCGATCCACGGTGACATCGTTCGGTCCGCGCTCGGCGACGCTGTGCCCGACGCGATCACGATCGATGTCGTCATGCCGGCCGGGGCCGACCCGCACGACTTCTCTGCGTCGGCGAAGCAAGCCGAGCTGATGGAGAACGCCGGCCTGCTCGTGACGAACGGTCTCGACCTCGAAGCCGGTCTCGATGGCATCATCGACGCCGTCGCCGACACCGGTACGCCGGTGTTCGCCTTCTCCGATCACCTCGACGTGTTGAGCACGAGCGACGAGGATCACGCGGACGAGGATCACGCGGACGAGGACCACGCTGACGAGGATCACGCGGACGAGGATCACGCGGACGAGGATCACGCGGACGAGGATCACGCGGACGAGGATCACGCGGACGAGGACCACGCGGACGAGGACCACGCGGACGAGGACCACGAAGATCACGCGGACGAGGATCACGCGGACGAGGATCACGACGACGAGGACCACGACGACGAGGACCACGACGACGAGGACCACGACGACCATGACGGTCACGATCACGGTGGGGTCGACCCTCACCTCTGGACCGACCCGGCCGGGCTGATCCCCGTGCTCGAGGCGCTCCGGGCCGAACTGACCACGGCTGGCGTCGACAGCGCCGACATCGACGAATCGCTCGACGCCTACATCGCCAGGCTCGAGACCCTCGACGCCGAGATCGAGACGATTCTCGCCCCGATCCCCGACGACCAGCGCGTGCTCGTCACCAACCACGACGCGTTCGGCTACTTCGCCAACCGGTACGGATTCGAGGTCATCGGCACCGTGATCCCGTCGCTCACGACCAATGCCGAAGTCTCGCCGGCCGCACTCGACGACCTCGCCGAACTGATGCGAGACCGATCGGTCACGGCCGTGTTCGCCGAGAACACCGAATCCGATCAGTTGGCGTCGGCGCTCGCCGATGAAGTGGGCGGCGGTGTCCAGGTCGTCGAACTCTTCTCCGGATCACTCGGACCGAGCGGGTCGGGTGCCGAGGACTACATTTCGATGATGACCACCAACGCCGAACTGATCGCTGAGGCCCTGGCGCCGTGATCGACCTGTTCGCCGATGCGTTCGCGTCGCAGATCACGCAGCGCGCGCTCCTCGGCGGACTGCTCGCTGCCACGATCACCGCACTCATCGGAACCTGGGTGGTCGTCCGCGGCCTGGCCTTCTTCGGTGATGCCATGGCGCACGGCGTGTTGCCGGGCATCGCGCTCGCCGTCATCTGGGGGTTCGACCTGACGCTCGGTGCGATGGCGAGCGCTGTCGTGATGGTGCTGGGCATCAACGTGGTCCACCGCACGACCCGGGTGTCCGACGACACCGCGATCGGTCTGCTGTTCGTCGGGATGCTGGCGCTCGGCGTCGTGCTCATCAGTCGTGAGGTCACGTTCGCGGGCGACCTCACCGCGTTCCTGTTCGGCGACGTGCTCGGCGTGCGCACGACCGAACTCTGGATCGGCGTGGGGGCGTTGGCCGTCACCGTGGTCGGCATGGTCGTGGGCCACCGATCGTTCCTGGCCCTCGCCGTCAACCGAGACAAGGCCGAGGTGCTCGGCCTGCGACCCGACATCGCCCACGTGGCGATGCTGCTGCTGCTCGCCCTGTCGGTGGTGTCGACGTTCCGAGTCGTCGGAACCCTGCTCGTCTTCGGCCTGATGGTGGCGCCTCCGGCGACGGCCGTCCTGGTCGTCCGTCGCATGCCGGTGGCGATGCTCGTCGCCGTCGGCTTCGGCTGGTCGTCGGTGGTGTTCGGACTCACCCTCAGCTATCACGCCAGTACAGCGGCGTCGGCCACCGTCGCCGGCTTCGCCGTCGCTCAGTTCTTCGTCGTGCTCACCGTCGTCGAGATGCGCGACCTGCTGCAGCGCAAGCGGCTGACCGCAGCGGTCTGAGCCACAGCGACGCCCCGGTCAGAGCGGCGAGATCGCGTCGCCCGGGAGATCGCCGTCGGGGTACAGCACCGACTGGAATCGGCGCATTCCGGCCAGCCAGCGATCACGGTCGGCGCCCTTGCGCTCGGCGTACGTCGCGACCTCCGGGTGCGGGAGCACCAGGAACGTCTCGTTGCGGATCGTCTCGATGCACAGCGCAGCGACGTCGGCCGGGTCGAGCACGCCGTCTCCACTCGCCACCCCGCCTTCGAAGTCGTCAGGACTCGCATCGGGGTCGTAGTCGGGGCTGTTCTGGATGATGTTGGTCGCCACGGCCTGCGGGCACAGCACCGACGCTCGGATGCCCTGGTGATGGTGGCTGATCGCGATCCACTCGGCGATCGACACCGCAGCGGCCTTCGTGATCGAGTACGCGAGCGATCCGAGTTGCGTGAGCAGCCCGGCGGCCGACGCGGTGCTCAAGATGTAGCCCTCGCCCTGGG contains:
- a CDS encoding PH domain-containing protein; its protein translation is MADGASITLHSSWRGIITSSLGALMVFGVGSAAVFASGLSVVTGIIAAVGLLLVLGVAVDYPLRSTFDAEGVTRRAMLRSHRLAWSDVRQLSRTRPSVASMRRLQHGGLIALVGKRRYLLVDQAESGAEHDELDAVLGERGDEIGFDEVIRPGDDVAPTWIYRSKRWQPPTS
- a CDS encoding hemerythrin domain-containing protein yields the protein MTTIFEALREDHDKQRTLIDLVVKTEGSSDGRKELFDQLKDALTAHAGAEERYFYVPLMEHDLTQEHARHSVSEHKELDDFIEQLEEYDMSGPQWIQTAKELEHRLLHHLEEEEVEVFPLAGKALSDDEKNSLAEEYRSDMERRDSQ
- a CDS encoding ABC transporter ATP-binding protein — translated: MTMIDDSDRMASLASDGREPLLRVRNLVKEFPIRAGVFRRQVGAVQAVSDVSFDLYPQETLGVVGESGCGKSTLGRSLLRLIEPTSGDVLFGDEDVTEASKSRLRELRRDLQMVFQDPYASLNPRLPIRDIIGEPMRIHGVGRTESRQRVGDLLKRVGLLPEHGNRYPHEFSGGQRQRIGIARSLALRPKVIVLDEPVSALDVSIQAQVLNLLDEIQDEFDLSFIFIAHDLSVVRHTSDRVAVMYLGRLAEVADRDSLYDAPAHPYTASLLSAVPVADPRRERSRKRIILQGDVPSPSNPPSGCRFHPRCPIAQDRCKTETPVLTDVSPTQQVACHFPLLNGEPLLTRIQDMGRESDVVTTG
- a CDS encoding biotin transporter BioY, whose amino-acid sequence is MSEAVALTTPRPASAVLIDLIPTLRDKTATLVVGGALLTAAASQVRIPLGFTPVPINLATFAAVLVGGALGTRRAAASMGLYLALGIIGLPFFTNASGGWDHFTGATGGYLVGYLVMAVMVGLAAEHGRDRRAVPFIAAVVLANAVLYVLGAAWLSHVVGVPFAGSGTTGWSLGVRPFLAGDLVKMIAAGLLFPTVWRFVKK
- a CDS encoding GGDEF domain-containing protein: MSASPNMPTGRLNRTALTWVIVSVLVVTPLETVALDTRVALLTLPFRAGALLVNLYLLRTGRIGPIGCGRAFLAQGLLTMVGWSLVLAPDPDRVALEAVAYGTILSIFALMIAPRSQRRWWAAGVVAIALLPAAIHLIPDDTILFFQACAVLIVHGAAIAVLDVHTHKAEEAGAMASIDPLTGLLNRRSMVKRLDQRIALAGPEGEASSVLLIDLDHFKSINDSRGHLAGDAALVDVADAMTSTVRPTDQVCRWGGEEFLVLLPASGLAAATHTAERLRTVIAGTGVTASIGVADVRRGDTVSEWVRRADLALYAAKRDGRNRVSTDVVQVTRRHARSVADLDGERTAAGTTSA
- a CDS encoding ABC transporter ATP-binding protein; this encodes MTTEPLLKVDNMSVGFHTKSGVVRAVRDMSFEINPGEVLAVVGESGSGKSVTALALMQLHPRNTEIGGSAMFQGMDLLSMTDNEMRNIRGRDIAMIFQDPMTAMNPVFTVGEQIVEAIRIHNADVTKEAAWSRAVDLLQMVGVPEPKRRASQYPHEYSGGMRQRAMIAMAISNDPLLLIADEPTTALDVTVQAQVMEVLHEVQAQTGSAMMLITHDLGLVAGSADRVQVMYASRLMETGSIDKIFYESRNPYTRALLESIPDLEGTKETLEPIPGNPPSLLNPPSGCAFRPRCTMSIPACAETEPTLVTVGEQHASRCLRVDDIEMTGAPA
- the secG gene encoding preprotein translocase subunit SecG; this translates as MRDVFLYITLVLNVVSMIGLIAGILMHSGRGGGLSDMFGGGGGAALGSTAAERNLNRITFVAALVWIFSLVAFTFFLERV
- a CDS encoding PPOX class F420-dependent oxidoreductase, yielding MASLADERIRDFLSTGTRTGKIAWVASSGAPHVAPIWFVLDGDDVVFNTHSSSGKGKALAREGRASLVVDDQTPPFSFVKVDGPVTISDDLDEVRRFATLIGGRYMGQDRAEEYGERNGVDGELVVRLHAAKVTAGFDVAD